In Danio rerio strain Tuebingen ecotype United States chromosome 9, GRCz12tu, whole genome shotgun sequence, the genomic window aacgcgttgtaatgtcaccttacagataaacaagactcggccatgtgaatgagtgtgtgtgctgcttaaatactgtgtgtaatcagtctctgtaacaggtttcagctggtgatgtaatcaggaagatgagtgaccaggcgtgcgtgattgggagaagtgcatgtatgaaaatgtagtccattaactggcagatttgtagtttcatgactgagggtttaccagcgacatctggtggtttgttcactggtaaacatgacagagccccccctctaaggagtggcttccagacactcctaatactgttcaggcgggaggtggagcggaggcggaactgggggagggatggagggccaggaccatgcagcgggggcgtacctggagcgtggagctgcggagggcctggagcgtggagctgcggagggcctggagcgtggagctgcggagggcctggagcgtggagctgcggagggcctggagcgtggagctgcggagggtctggagcgtggagctgcggagggcctggagcgtggaactgcggagggcctggatcatgaggctgcgaccattgaggaagcttaggaggcggcggccgttcagggagttcaggcggcggcggccgttcagggagttcaggcggcggcggacgttcagggagttcaggaggcggcggccgttcaggaagctcaggaggcggcggccgttcaggaagctcaggaggcggcggccgttcaggaagctcaggaggcggcggccgttcaggaagctcaggaggcggcggccgttcaggaagctcaggaggcggcggccgttcaggaagctcaggaggcggcggccgttcaggaagctcaggaggcggcggccgttcaggaagctcaggaggcggcggccgttcaggaagctcaggaggcggcggccgttcaggaagctcaggaggcggcggccgttcaggaagctcaggaggcggcggccgttcaggaagctcaggaggcggcggccgttcaggaagctcaggaggcggcggccattcaggaagcccaggaggcggcggccattcaggaagcccaggaggcggcggccattcaggaagcccaggaggcggcggccattcaggaagctcaggaggcggcggccattcagcgagctcaggaggactggagtcggccatcttgtgagctggaggactggagtcggccatcttgtgagctggaggagcagccatcttgtaagctggaggactggaggcggccatcttgtgagctggcagACTGGAGGAAGCCATCTTGTAACATGGAGAACTGGGCTGGTAAACAGGGGACATGTGTATAGTAGATGACAGCATAATATTGTTAGTAGAGGGAATTGCAAGCCCCGCAGCTGGCGGGTCTTGCTGTCTAttgcccccccccaaaaaacattTAGGGGTTTCCTCCACCTCGCCTACGGTGAAGGGGGACCCACTAAGTTGCAGCGCCAGATCGATATAATGTTCTATTGTCCAGTGGGCCTCATGAATTGGCATTGTGGAATACAATGGTTCAGATAAACCACCCCGGAAAAAGATCATTAAACATAAATCGTCCATAGATGTTAAATGagccaaataaataaaatcctctACATACTCTTCTATTGTTCGGGCTTCCTGACGAAGACACATGATCTTGATACCCGCTGGatccattgtgtggccgagtcttctgtaacgccggggagtaacaccacaacagaaggtaggatccaatgtgcaggtttattcacagtcaggcaagcagtggtcaatacgggagcaaacagatatatgtagaaaatccagaatcgtagtcagtaaacaggcaataggtcgtaaggcaggcggctaaacaggatgacaaggataaacagggctaagaacaaaacACGGGAAaccaagaccaggataacgcgttgtaatgtcaccttacagataaacaagactcggccatgtgaatgagtgtgtgtgctgcttaaatactgtgtgtaatcagtctctgtaacaggtttcagctggtgatgtaatcaggaagatgagtgaccaggcgtgcgtgattgggagaagtgcatgtatgaaaatgtagtccattaactggcagatttgtagtttcatgactgagggtttaccagcgacatctggtggtttgttcactggtaaacatgacaACTATACTATTCATGGATCTCATACGCAGCTCTTGCAGGCCACTCACTAGCACAGCATGTTAAAACTAAAATTACTAAACTAAAAACATGTTGACTATTACGTTTTCACCCTGTGACGTTCAATTATAAAATTAGCGTGTACACATGATTTGACACTCTGTGGGTCTAAATGAATACTCCAAGTTTGTAGGCGGCAACGAGGCCCTTATCTGCAAGCAAAGAAGAAAGATGTGACAAATAAAGAAGAAGAAACAGAGGGTGGTTCTGCAATAAAAATAACATGCCGAGTTTGGTTTCAATCAGGATGCATTCCAGAGTCTCTACAGAAATAATCAGCTCCCCGTGCGACAAACCTCAGATTTATCTTGAGTGAGAAGATAGTTGTTGCTAAATATTGACAAAACATGAAAACAACCACTATTAATCAAGATCATTGGTAAATTGTATGCGATTCATCAAAAATTAAGAACTAAAAGTGTGCATTTGGAGGTAAGCTGAGTGTTTTTCTAAGAAATACTCCACATGAAAGTATACCACAGCTAACATATATGGTTTGTACTTTCTCAAAAGAACACACTTTTGCTTTTACAACATCTGATTATATCATATAATTTACTACACTGCCATTAGGTTTTGCTCATTGCATCTCAATGAATTGCTGAAACGTCTGTAccagggctgaacaatatattgtttgagcattggTATTGCAACGTGTATCTGCAACAGCACAaggcagtttattattatttattaaaaagaacaaaatatattattaataattatttaattttcattattatttattcaatgattaccatgtttacatttacatttgattcaatttctgtacttgaatactgttagactcccctgaaaaccataaaacacagtttacttatttatttttgcttgtaatttgttataCTGTATGCAGATGCACAGCATAGAAAAAGATTGATCATGCCAGttgatctaaattaatgaaatcataccaaatagagctattcaaataatCTGGTAAAACTGTATTTACATCGCAATAAATAATCGATGTAAAACAAAACATCGCATTGTCAGatatttccaatattgtgcagccctagtctgtAAAACATCATGGTTAATGTAGTTTTTCCTGCAGAAGTTCCTCGATTAAAaacaaattgttgttttttttttaatatggaacCCAACAGAAAACACTGGGAGCTCCCAGCAGGTCTTCAATActgtttaataactcattaattCACTTTctttgaaccgccaacttatctagcatatgttttacacaacggatacctttcaacactgggaaacacccatgcactcatGCGTTCACACACAGATGCTACGGCCAATTTggctaattcaattcacctatagcgcatgtctttggactgtgggggaaatcagtggacccagaggaaacccacggcaacacggggagaacatgaaaactccacacagaaatgccaactggccttgCCAGGGCTCAAACCTGCAaacttcttgctgcgaggtgatcATGCAACCCATTGCAACACCTTGTCAGCCGGTTTAATAACTGATAAACTTAATTTCTCAATTAGAGAAGGTTATTAATTGCCATTCAGAAGTGAATttgttaaatttagttttttttaaagaagcatcTTATACTCAAAATATTCATGAGGCTAATCATACTTATTCGCACAAAATATAGTAACAGTTTTACTGTCAGATATAGAGTCCTTGTTCCAGCAAAACTTTTTTTCCTTTCCTAAGTTCAAAGTAGAGCGTGTTGTGTGATTGAACAATTCTTGTTCTACTGTTTGTGTTAAGCtgcatttattattttcctttttatctgttgttttttttattgtacgtGCTTAAATTGATACTatgtatactttttaaaatataattgtctctttttttctgtaattttccatacgattcattaaaaaatacaattttattcttcattttaaaagcaaaatgctTTTAATCACTAAGAAATCTATGGATTATGCTGAATTTGAGCACATGGTTTATTatttgtagttgtagtagttgaagtagtagtaATGCTGAAAGAGCCAATTATAGAGATAATGAaatattgaaacatttcattatgAACCGTTTGaataaacattaacatttaaacCACATTTACTTAAAATGTAGTTAATTCcagttataaataattcatttaagaatgtaataaaataacaccacaataacaacaaaaacaacaacaccaacaattattattattattattattattattattatgagaaaTTTCTTCAAGATGCTATAAATCAGATTccttcattctgattggttgagcCACATTCAAAGCTGTTGTAAATTACTCTACAAACATACACCTGACAGTTACTTGGCAACCCTTCTGCTATCAAATCTGTCATGCCTAACAACGTTCCTTTTGTGTTATAAATTCACTGTAAACCAAGGCTTATTGGGGCTTACTGCTTTATTTAATAACCATAagctaaaaaaaattgctttatgaaattaacaaaatattttttgtaaactgTTCGCACTAAATTCAAGtattgtgtaaaaataaataaatatataaataaatgataaatgatcaaataaaataatttaatttaaaattaaaattaaatatataaaaataatttaaaaaaaaaaagcttataatAGGTCAcagtaaaatgctttttaatatcCCCTAAGACATGTCTCCTAATAAGTGGTCTAATACAAAGCACAGACTGCAGCAATTGTTTAAGAGAGGTGTAGGCAGCCACCCACACACACTGATTACCACACGTCTACCTTGacaacagccaaaaaaaaaaaagaaaaaaaagctaaagAGGGAGCAAAGAAGAGAGAGCAAAGACTCAGGGCCAGTTGTGCCTTAATTATCTCAATTTGAACCTTTAATGGGAAGACGGCACATTTGCTGGAGGTGTTTGGGAGATGAAAAGCAGGTCTTTGCACAGGGAAGCCCTGAGTGCTTCTGGATGCTGTTTGTCAGAACAGGCCTTGGTTGCTAAGCTACAGGAAGCACAATTGAGGGTCTGCACTCATAAGAGACATGTCAGAGTCGCATTTTGAGAGGCAACACAAACTCGCACATACAGCTGTGTTTTAGGGGGGGTAAatctgaggtaaagttggttggctgtttatttttacattcacaatacaatttaaaacatgcatttacataagagtagggctgggcaatacggcaaaaatgcaatctttgCCAAACTGTTTTCAGCAAAATATAGAtgcagtttctgcattttttgtgtaagcaagtattttacagcacttcagaaacattcaaaaatgtctctgtcaatgttttcaaactattatatttaattattttaaagtcacacaaatggcaatttcacatttgtcacatccataacagagagatgtcacacccataacaaagctttttcctcatactGTAAATgtgaaaacattaaacaaaatgaaatcaatcatttgttttatagagagccaactcttttatgcatttgtttaacattatttcttttgggtaaGAAAGTTTAagtcacagaatttctacaaagtattttGTAGACTGTAAAATCAGACTTGTCACATACATGCATGTTTATTTCtctcatttaaaatacaaaaacatgtttacagatagATATTTTTCTGATgccttaactctgtggtcagttgttctggaaaatataaacagatgcttCAGTACAATGTTGACATATACtgtctatgtgaatttatgttttgagtttttgctgcaaatgtcacatccataacgctgaaaTTGCTCTATAtacgagcaatatcacacgagtagcagtgcaatatggctgtaaatcgacactggtgggaggcgtgcgttggcacgaggccgcaggccaagtatatatatatttgtattagaaGTTTAGTTTGTAGCTTTAACAAGTGTTAATTGCTTAATTTATATGGTGTAGACAACAATGTTATTTTATATGTCATTATTCCATTTGATTCCTATTAGACAACCCAGAAAACCCTAAAAGCACAGCGCATTTTATATGTACACGTGTTCTTTTGGATTTTATCTATGCTTGCAATTAGTTTATTAAGCTTTACGCAGATGCACTTCTCtacaaatgcatcacaaactatctaaaatgatcaattcaTTACAAACAGAGCCTTTCAAGACATTTGGTGCATTTATTAAAATCACAATGTATATATGaagttttttttcattcattcattcattcattcattcattttctttttggcttagtccctttattaatctggggtggccacagcggaatgaaccaccaactcatccagcatatgttttaccagcctgatctcacgagaaaacataagtattttacgttttgccagtttagtggctaattcgtatgaatacgtacgagttcagtcgtacggaactgtacgattttaaaaaggaggtgtggcacctaaccccacccctaaacccaactatcattgggggatgagcaagtcgtactaaattgtacgaattagatcgtatgaattcatacgaattagccaccaaatcaaaaagttacaaattgccgtgagattgtgttggttttacacagcggatgcccttccagctgcaatccatcactgggaaatacacaTATGctcccatttacacacatacactgcgaaCAATGTGGcctcccaattcacctatagtgcatgtcttttgactgtaggagacaccagaacacccggaggaaacctatgcgaacatggggagaacatgcaaactaatcagctgaggctcgaaccaacgaccttcttgctatgtggCACTGTGGCGCccataaagttttttttcccccaatatcaCCCAGGCCAGCcctaaataaaatgctgtttcATTGATAATTATAAACATAAAGCGGTAAAAGGTGTGCTTTCTAatttatatttcttattttttatagagtaatttgtgaaataaactaaaatatacaaatgcatttttttattgttgatacagaacatttatttatttattcttaaaaaAAGATTAACCTTTTGAATGCATCTATCATGGATGTGTGTAGAGACACAAAAACATGAGAAAGATTGatattattaaaagttttaaacaaaagCGTAGGTAAATCCATTAAAGAAGGAAAATGCGTGCAATTCCATAAACATGGACTACACTGCACAATGAACTAAACACAAAGGGAGCCTTGGAACTGATGATAATGAACTGAAAAGGAACACCTGAAATAATTAAAGGTGTTGACATGGCAACAGAAGACCTGACGGAAacagaacaaaggaaaacaaggTCAAACTAATTATGAAAACAAGAACACAACGTCCATAATGGTGAAATATTGACATTCTACAgtcactttttgttttagaagttGATGCAAAACATACATTACTGCACACTTCTTTTTACATTAATTAGATAAAATAACTGACAGCtccaatgtataaaataaaataataaaaaagtagtaataataataataataataataataataaatgttttttttccatcaacacacttttaaaataaaaaagccttaTAGAACCAAGAAAAAGTAAATCAATACAGTACAATTACATTACAATGTTTACACAATGTTTTTAAAGgatgaacattttaaatatatgaagtaaaaataaaatattgatttttgaagtattatgtacattcatgtattattattattattattattattattgttgttgttaacaacaacaacaacaacaacaacaacaacaacaacaataatttcaGTGTTTCCCAcaagtttgaaatatacttgcggtggtggCCAAATTGAAACAATATTTACGCATATCACATGAATAGTTAACTATATACAACAAACGAAACAgaattaaattttattacatttattattttattatgacactgttttaCACGGTTTATTTTCAATGGgtttaagtaataaaaaaagactgTTGAAATAAAGAAGTACACTATACATCTTACTTTTATGCTAtatattcaggagccatgtgcactgacaggtcaaatctgcttctcgGTCTCATTCAAG contains:
- the LOC141376177 gene encoding uncharacterized protein, coding for MASSSLPAHKMAASSPPAYKMAAPPAHKMADSSPPAHKMADSSPPELAEWPPPPELPEWPPPPGLPEWPPPPGLPEWPPPPGLPEWPPPPELPERPPPPELPERPPPPELPERPPPPELPERPPPPELPERPPPPELPERPPPPELPERPPPPELPERPPPPELPERPPPPELPERPPPPELPERPPPPELPERPPPPELPERPPPPELPERPPPPELPERPPPPELPERPPPPKLPQWSQPHDPGPPQFHAPGPPQLHAPDPPQLHAPGPPQLHAPGPPQLHAPGPPQLHAPGPPQLHAPGTPPLHGPGPPSLPQFRLRSTSRLNSIRSVWKPLLRGGALSCLPVNKPPDVAGKPSVMKLQICQLMDYIFIHALLPITHAWSLIFLITSPAETCYRD